One window from the genome of Panulirus ornatus isolate Po-2019 unplaced genomic scaffold, ASM3632096v1 CTG_1999_pilon, whole genome shotgun sequence encodes:
- the LOC139748415 gene encoding histone H3, with product MARTKQTARKSTGGKAPRKQLATKAARKSAPATGGVKKPHRYRPGTVALREIRRYQKSTELLIRKLPFQRLVREIAQDFKTDLRFQSSAVMALQEASEAYLVGLFEDTNLCAIHAKRVTIMPKDIQLARRIRGERA from the coding sequence ATGGCTCGAACCAAGCAGACTGCTCGCAAGTCTACAGGAGGCAAGGCCCCTCGCAAACAGCTGGCCACTAAGGCAGCTCGTAAATCTGCTCCTGCTACCGGTGGTGTTAAGAAGCCTCACCGTTACAGGCCTGGAACTGTGGCTCTGCGTGAAATCCGACGTTACCAGAAAAGCACCGAGTTACTCATCAGGAAGCTACCCTTCCAGCGTCTTGTGCGAGAGATTGCACAAGACTTCAAGACAGATCTACGTTTCCAGTCGTCTGCCGTCATGGCCCTTCAGGAAGCCTCTGAAGCATACCTGGTGGGTCTCTTTGAAGATACCAACTTGTGCGCCATTCACGCCAAGCGTGTCACCATCATGCCCAAAGACATCCAGCTGGCACGTCGTATTCGAGGAGAACGCGCCTAA
- the LOC139748416 gene encoding histone H2B codes for MPPKASGKAAKKAGKAQKAIAKGDKKKKRRRKESYSIYIYKVLKQVHPDTGISSKAMSIMNSFVNDIFERIAAEASRLAHYNKRSTITSREIQTAVRLLLPGELAKHAVSEGTKAVTKYTSSK; via the coding sequence ATGCCTCCCAAAGCATCAGGAAAGGCTGCCAAGAAGGCTGGAAAAGCTCAGAAAGCCATTGCTAAGGGCGATAAGAAGAAAAagcgcaggaggaaggagagctacAGTATCTACATCTACAAGGTTCTCAAACAGGTTCACCCGGACACCGGTATCTCTTCCAAGGCCATGTCCATCATGAACTCTTTCGTGAACGACATTTTTGAACGTATCGCTGCTGAGGCTTCCCGCCTTGCCCACTACAACAAACGCTCCACAATCACCAGTCGGGAGATCCAGACTGCTGTTCGACTtcttttacctggtgaactggccAAGCACGCCGTGTCCGAGGGTACAAAAGCTGTCACCAAGTACACCTCTTCTAAGTAA
- the LOC139748417 gene encoding histone H2A, producing the protein MSGRGKGGKVKGKSKSRSSRAGLQFPVGRIHRLLRKGNYAERVGAGAPVYLAAVMEYLAAEVLELAGNAARDNKKTRIIPRHLQLAIRNDEELNKLLSGVTIAQGGVLPNIQAVLLPKKTEKK; encoded by the coding sequence atgtcaGGACGAGGCAAGGGAGGCAAAGTCAAGGGCAAGTCCAAGAGTCGCTCCAGTCGAGCGGGACTCCAGTTTCCCGTAGGTAGAATCCACCGCCTTTTGCGCAAGGGAAACTACGCCGAACGTGTCGGTGCTGGTGCCCCAGTCTACCTGGCAGCTGTTATGGAGTACCTGGCCGCTGAAGTACTAGAGTTAGCCGGTAACGCTGCCCGTGACAACAAGAAGACTCGTATCATCCCTCGTCACTTGCAGCTGGCCATCCGTAATGACGAGGAACTGAACAAGCTTCTCTCTGGAGTCACCATTGCCCAGGGAGGTGTCCTGCCTAACATTCAGGCTGTCCTCCTTCCCAAGAAGACGGAAAAGAagtag
- the LOC139748419 gene encoding histone H4: protein MTGRGKGGKGLGKGGAKRHRKVLRDNIQGITKPAIRRLARRGGVKRISGLIYEETRGVLKVFLENVIRDAVTYTEHAKRKTVTAMDVVYALKRQGRTLYGFGG from the coding sequence ATGACTGGACGCGGCAAGGGAGGCAAGGGGCTCGGAAAGGGAGGCGCCAAGCGACATCGCAAGGTTCTCCGTGACAACATTCAGGGAATCACAAAGCCTGCCATTCGTCGTCTTGCTCGCCGTGGAGGAGTCAAACGTATCTCTGGCCTGATCTATGAAGAAACTCGTGGTGTACTCAAGGTTTTCTTAGAAAACGTCATCCGTGATGCTGTCACCTACACTGAGCACGCCAAGAGGAAAACAGTCACTGCCATGGATGTGGTTTATGCTCTAAAACGCCAGGGCAGAACTCTATACGGATTTGGCGGTTAA